One window of Betaproteobacteria bacterium genomic DNA carries:
- a CDS encoding DUF1624 domain-containing protein — MPAGPPERARLASLDAFRGFAIASMVLVNNPGDWNHLHGPLAHAPWSGWTFTDLVFPFFLFIAGVSMALSLGRRAQAGDDKPALLRAMAKRAAIILAVGLALNFVPSFDVATVRVPGVLQRIALCVLVAAPVVVWAGPRAIAVAIAALLAAYTVPMLLLPVPDANGVVVAGALEPGRDFASFVDRRLFDGHLWSGSRTWDPEGLVSTLPAVASLLFGVLAGAWLQSSRSRAAHANGLALAGLACLAAGLALDDVLMPINKNLWTPSYCVFMTGWSLLAFAALFTAMDAAAHAPLREASRRALLPFTIYGMNALFLFAFSGFVARLLGVLTVPGTQGAPVTIKAWLYAPFRALPVSSENASLLFAIAFNAVLFAVAWVMWKKQWFVKA, encoded by the coding sequence ATGCCGGCCGGCCCGCCTGAGAGAGCGCGCCTGGCCTCGCTCGATGCCTTTCGCGGGTTCGCCATCGCGAGCATGGTGCTCGTGAACAACCCAGGGGACTGGAACCACCTGCACGGCCCGCTCGCGCACGCGCCCTGGAGCGGCTGGACGTTCACCGACCTCGTCTTCCCCTTCTTCCTGTTCATCGCCGGCGTCTCGATGGCGCTCTCGCTCGGGCGGCGCGCGCAGGCCGGCGACGACAAGCCCGCCCTCCTGCGGGCCATGGCGAAGCGTGCCGCCATCATTCTCGCCGTGGGCCTCGCGCTCAACTTCGTGCCGTCGTTCGATGTCGCGACGGTGCGCGTCCCCGGCGTCCTGCAGCGCATCGCCCTGTGCGTGCTCGTGGCCGCACCCGTCGTCGTCTGGGCGGGTCCGCGCGCAATCGCCGTGGCGATCGCCGCTCTTCTTGCGGCGTACACGGTGCCGATGCTCCTTCTTCCCGTTCCCGATGCGAACGGGGTCGTCGTCGCGGGTGCCCTCGAGCCCGGCCGCGATTTCGCTTCGTTCGTGGACCGCCGGCTTTTCGATGGGCACCTGTGGTCCGGGTCGAGGACGTGGGACCCGGAAGGTCTCGTGAGCACGCTTCCCGCCGTGGCGAGCCTGCTCTTCGGCGTGCTGGCAGGCGCCTGGCTCCAGTCGTCTCGAAGCCGTGCCGCGCACGCCAATGGCCTGGCGCTCGCCGGCCTGGCATGCCTCGCCGCGGGACTGGCCCTGGACGACGTGCTGATGCCGATCAACAAGAACCTCTGGACCCCCTCGTACTGCGTGTTCATGACGGGGTGGTCGCTCCTGGCCTTTGCCGCGCTCTTCACGGCCATGGATGCGGCCGCGCACGCGCCCCTCCGCGAGGCCTCGCGACGCGCACTTCTCCCGTTCACGATCTACGGGATGAATGCGCTCTTCCTGTTCGCCTTTTCGGGCTTCGTGGCGCGCCTGCTCGGCGTGCTCACGGTCCCGGGCACGCAGGGCGCGCCCGTCACGATCAAGGCGTGGCTCTACGCGCCCTTTCGCGCGCTGCCCGTTTCGTCCGAGAATGCGTCCCTTCTCTTCGCGATCGCCTTCAACGCGGTCCTGTTCGCCGTGGCCTGGGTCATGTGGAAGAAGCAATGGTTCGTGAAAGCCTGA
- a CDS encoding family 10 glycosylhydrolase: MVRESLTPTGLERRALVAALALAVSGCAGLEAPGVASGPGPPPAPREFRAAWIASVANIDWPSRPGLSVQAQKAEIRRLVERAKSTGLNALILQVRPAADALYPSALEPWSEYLTGTQGKAPEPFYDPLALWIEEAHRNGLELHAWFNPYRARHPSAKGPLAQNHIASIAPGLAKSYGTYLWLDPGEPDAARHTLAVILDVVRRYDIDGVHIDDYFYPYPTAVPGTPPEAGLEIGFPDEPSWQAYLGAGGTLARADWRRRNVNRLMERIDRAVHDEKPWVRFGISPFGIGRPDRRPPGITGFSQYDKLYADVELWLANGWLDYLAPQLYWPIDDAPHAFGTLLDYWQGENARGRHIWPGLFTSRIDDTPKSWTAGEILGQVSLSRAHGATGHIHFSMAALRDNRKAIADRLQASSYAAPALVPATPWLGNAPPPAPSAQARGDTDMPGMAVLEIRAAPSSWLVAVWSRYETDWVFSVVPASTSEVRVPMRAGDRVLEALVVSAIDRLGAESDRVTVLPPGASAKAAKEGM, from the coding sequence ATGGTTCGTGAAAGCCTGACGCCTACCGGCCTCGAGCGCCGCGCGCTCGTCGCCGCGCTCGCGCTCGCCGTTTCCGGATGCGCCGGCCTGGAAGCGCCGGGCGTTGCGTCCGGGCCGGGGCCACCGCCCGCTCCGCGGGAGTTCCGCGCCGCGTGGATCGCCTCGGTCGCCAATATCGACTGGCCGAGCCGGCCCGGGCTTTCCGTGCAGGCGCAGAAGGCCGAGATCCGCCGCCTCGTGGAGCGCGCGAAATCGACGGGACTCAATGCACTCATCCTGCAGGTGCGCCCGGCCGCTGACGCCCTCTATCCCTCGGCCCTCGAGCCCTGGTCGGAGTACCTCACCGGCACGCAGGGCAAGGCGCCCGAACCCTTCTACGACCCGCTCGCGCTCTGGATCGAGGAGGCCCATCGGAACGGGCTCGAGCTGCACGCGTGGTTCAACCCGTACCGCGCGCGCCATCCGTCGGCGAAAGGTCCGCTCGCGCAGAACCACATTGCCAGCATCGCGCCGGGCCTCGCGAAATCCTACGGCACCTATCTCTGGCTCGATCCGGGCGAGCCCGACGCCGCCCGGCACACCCTCGCGGTGATCCTCGACGTCGTGCGCCGCTATGACATCGATGGCGTGCACATCGACGACTATTTCTATCCCTATCCGACCGCCGTGCCCGGCACGCCCCCCGAGGCGGGCCTCGAGATCGGCTTCCCCGACGAGCCGTCCTGGCAGGCGTATCTCGGCGCCGGAGGAACGCTTGCGCGCGCGGACTGGCGGCGCCGCAACGTGAACCGGCTCATGGAGCGCATCGACCGGGCGGTCCACGACGAAAAGCCGTGGGTGCGCTTCGGCATCAGCCCCTTCGGGATCGGGCGGCCAGACCGACGCCCCCCCGGCATCACGGGTTTCAGTCAATACGACAAGCTCTACGCGGACGTCGAGCTCTGGCTCGCGAACGGCTGGCTCGACTACCTTGCGCCGCAGCTCTACTGGCCCATCGACGATGCGCCGCATGCGTTCGGCACGCTGCTCGACTACTGGCAGGGCGAGAACGCGCGCGGGCGCCACATCTGGCCCGGTCTTTTCACCAGCCGCATCGATGACACGCCGAAATCGTGGACGGCCGGGGAGATCCTCGGCCAGGTGTCGCTCTCCCGGGCGCACGGCGCGACGGGCCACATCCACTTCAGCATGGCGGCGCTACGCGACAACCGGAAGGCCATTGCGGACCGCCTGCAGGCTTCGTCGTACGCGGCGCCGGCCCTCGTGCCCGCCACGCCCTGGCTGGGAAACGCACCTCCGCCGGCTCCGTCCGCACAGGCGCGCGGCGACACGGACATGCCGGGCATGGCGGTTCTCGAGATTCGTGCCGCCCCGTCGTCCTGGCTCGTGGCCGTGTGGTCCCGATACGAGACCGACTGGGTATTTTCGGTGGTGCCCGCCTCGACCAGCGAAGTCCGGGTCCCCATGCGTGCGGGCGACCGCGTGCTGGAAGCGCTCGTCGTCTCCGCGATCGACCGGCTGGGCGCCGAAAGCGACCGCGTGACCGTCCTCCCGCCGGGCGCGAGCGCGAAGGCAGCAAAGGAGGGAATGTGA
- a CDS encoding ATPase: MTRPDDSGSLLALGIDAGGTRTRWALVCMPERIVAQGHVGGLSALQLGKGERARLRETLADLAAAVLVHGHPASAHAGLSGFGEDSGPIRELIAQPLGIAPEAVTLGSDIETACLDLFAPGEGYVVHAGTGSVAAFIDAEGNLHRAGGRGVTLDDGGGGFWIAREALRHIWRAEDECPGSWQDSPMAREVFQLVGGSDWSHSRRFVYGSDRGDIGRLALAVAKAADADPVAAGILRAAGRELARLANAMTSRHGPRPIALAGRAVELHPLIGQAMREALPAGTELRICASHGHHAAARLALKAACTRRAGSPPDDLHGNPR, encoded by the coding sequence GTGACGCGCCCTGACGACAGCGGCTCCCTGCTTGCGCTGGGCATCGACGCGGGCGGCACGCGCACCCGATGGGCGCTCGTCTGCATGCCGGAACGAATCGTCGCGCAGGGGCATGTGGGAGGCTTGAGCGCGCTTCAGCTGGGCAAGGGCGAGCGCGCACGCCTTCGCGAAACGCTCGCGGATCTTGCAGCGGCCGTCCTGGTGCACGGTCATCCGGCGAGCGCCCACGCCGGCCTCTCGGGTTTCGGCGAGGACAGCGGCCCGATCCGCGAACTCATCGCGCAGCCCCTCGGCATTGCCCCCGAGGCGGTGACCCTCGGCAGCGACATCGAGACGGCCTGCCTGGATCTCTTCGCGCCCGGGGAAGGCTACGTGGTCCATGCGGGCACGGGCTCGGTCGCGGCCTTCATCGACGCCGAAGGCAACCTGCATCGCGCAGGAGGCCGCGGTGTCACGCTGGACGACGGCGGTGGCGGGTTCTGGATCGCGCGCGAGGCGCTGCGCCACATCTGGCGCGCGGAAGACGAATGCCCGGGAAGCTGGCAGGATTCGCCGATGGCCCGTGAAGTCTTTCAACTCGTCGGCGGCTCCGACTGGTCGCACTCCCGGCGCTTCGTGTACGGAAGCGACCGCGGCGACATCGGCCGCCTCGCGCTCGCCGTCGCCAAGGCCGCCGACGCCGACCCCGTGGCGGCGGGCATCCTGCGTGCTGCCGGCCGGGAGCTTGCCCGCCTCGCGAACGCAATGACGAGCCGCCACGGACCGCGCCCCATTGCCCTCGCAGGCCGCGCGGTGGAATTGCACCCGCTCATCGGCCAGGCGATGCGCGAAGCACTGCCTGCCGGAACCGAGCTGCGGATTTGCGCAAGCCACGGGCACCATGCCGCCGCCCGGCTCGCCCTCAAGGCCGCGTGCACTCGCCGTGCCGGCTCCCCCCCTGACGACCTCCACGGAAATCCCCGATGA
- a CDS encoding N-acetylmuramoyl-L-alanine amidase: protein MKKFLLLFAAALLAGCAGGPPIDRSYNAASQDSRAQYLILHFTWGSYASSLKVLTEGPVSSHYLVRDNPVEIYGLVDESRRAYHAGVSSWKGQTALNAASIGIEIVNAGNRLADQGIEWEEYPKEQIDAVIALVKWIVARHEIRPDRILGHSDIAPQRKVDPGPKFPWKRLADEGLIPWPDAALVAERRVAYEAQLPGIDWFQQKLSDHGFAVPHTGELDVATQKVLGAFQMKYRQSRFDGVPDAETAAILDVMTSAPANAP from the coding sequence ATGAAGAAATTCCTCCTCCTGTTCGCCGCCGCCCTGCTCGCCGGGTGCGCAGGCGGCCCGCCCATCGACCGGTCATACAACGCCGCGAGCCAGGACAGCCGCGCCCAGTACCTCATCCTGCACTTTACGTGGGGCAGCTACGCCTCGTCGCTGAAGGTGCTCACCGAAGGCCCGGTGAGCAGCCATTACCTCGTGCGCGACAATCCGGTGGAAATCTACGGCCTCGTGGACGAGTCGCGGCGCGCCTATCACGCGGGCGTGAGCTCGTGGAAAGGGCAGACCGCGCTCAACGCGGCCTCCATCGGCATCGAGATCGTGAATGCCGGCAACCGGCTGGCCGACCAGGGCATCGAATGGGAGGAATACCCGAAGGAGCAGATCGACGCGGTGATCGCCCTCGTGAAGTGGATCGTGGCCCGGCACGAGATCCGCCCCGACCGCATCCTGGGGCACAGCGACATCGCACCGCAGCGCAAGGTGGACCCCGGCCCGAAGTTTCCGTGGAAACGCCTCGCCGACGAAGGGCTCATTCCCTGGCCCGATGCGGCGCTCGTGGCCGAGCGGCGCGTCGCGTACGAAGCGCAGCTGCCCGGCATCGACTGGTTCCAGCAGAAGCTCTCGGACCACGGCTTCGCCGTTCCGCACACCGGCGAGCTCGACGTCGCCACGCAGAAGGTGCTGGGAGCTTTCCAGATGAAATACCGGCAATCCCGGTTCGACGGCGTGCCCGACGCGGAGACGGCGGCGATACTGGACGTCATGACCTCGGCGCCGGCGAATGCGCCCTAG
- a CDS encoding beta-lactamase family protein, which translates to MRPSCFLIAATLASGILSMSFASPGSETASAASLDAQLAAIADDPAYPLASLSVAALRGGKVVYERQFGRRRIDGTNPGSGPPADGQTLYRIASISKLVTTLGVLRLAEAGRLDLDRDVSVYLGYRLRNPHFPDDPVTLRMLVTHTSSLRDDAGYFWDRGHRLRDVLLPGGSLYGDGAAWARNAKPGAWFSYANLPWGVVAEVMEAATGERFDRLMKRLVLEPLGVPGGFNPAEFSRAEMANLAALYRKRETIDGKDHWQSPDGPWTAQVDDYSREAPVPRAGPDYKPGTNGTLFAPQGGLRTSAAGLARIMRMLMDGGLVDAKPFLRSETVDAMLAEQWRYDATAKNGDSRSEEGHKDLFNAWGLGNQHFLDVSGPGRGDRLVEGGGFTGVGHLGDAWGLTAIFAFNREARDGLIVLIGGVAIDPEKNRGAYSGLYRHEEKILTALYRRAIRGQ; encoded by the coding sequence ATGCGCCCTAGCTGTTTCCTGATCGCGGCCACCCTCGCCTCGGGAATCCTGTCGATGTCCTTCGCCTCGCCCGGCAGCGAGACCGCCTCTGCGGCCAGCCTCGACGCGCAGCTCGCCGCGATCGCGGACGATCCCGCCTATCCCCTGGCGAGTCTTTCGGTCGCCGCGCTGCGTGGCGGCAAGGTCGTGTACGAACGCCAGTTCGGCCGCCGGCGCATCGACGGGACGAACCCCGGCAGCGGGCCGCCGGCGGACGGGCAGACGCTCTATCGCATCGCCTCGATCTCGAAGCTCGTCACCACGCTCGGCGTCCTGCGTCTCGCGGAAGCTGGCCGGCTCGATCTCGACCGCGATGTGTCCGTCTACCTGGGCTACCGGCTGCGCAACCCGCACTTCCCCGACGACCCGGTCACGCTGCGCATGCTCGTCACCCACACTTCCTCGCTGCGCGACGACGCGGGCTACTTCTGGGACCGCGGGCATCGGCTGCGCGACGTGCTGCTTCCGGGCGGCAGCCTTTACGGCGATGGCGCGGCGTGGGCGCGCAACGCGAAGCCCGGCGCCTGGTTTTCGTATGCCAACCTGCCCTGGGGCGTCGTGGCCGAGGTCATGGAGGCCGCAACGGGCGAGCGATTCGACCGCCTCATGAAGCGGCTCGTCCTCGAGCCGCTGGGCGTCCCGGGCGGCTTCAATCCGGCCGAATTCTCGCGTGCCGAGATGGCCAACCTCGCGGCCCTCTACCGCAAGCGCGAGACGATCGACGGGAAGGACCACTGGCAATCGCCCGACGGTCCGTGGACGGCGCAGGTGGACGACTACTCGCGCGAGGCGCCCGTGCCCCGCGCCGGGCCCGACTACAAGCCGGGCACCAACGGCACGCTCTTCGCGCCGCAAGGGGGCCTCAGGACCAGCGCTGCAGGCCTGGCGCGCATCATGCGCATGCTCATGGACGGCGGGCTCGTCGACGCGAAGCCGTTCCTGCGCAGCGAAACCGTGGACGCGATGCTTGCGGAGCAGTGGCGATACGACGCCACCGCGAAAAATGGCGACAGCCGCTCCGAGGAGGGCCACAAGGACCTCTTCAACGCCTGGGGCCTGGGCAACCAGCACTTCCTCGACGTGAGCGGCCCGGGCCGCGGTGACCGCCTCGTCGAGGGCGGCGGCTTCACGGGTGTGGGACACCTGGGCGATGCGTGGGGCCTCACGGCCATCTTCGCCTTCAATCGCGAGGCGCGCGACGGCCTTATCGTCCTCATCGGCGGCGTGGCGATCGATCCCGAGAAGAACCGCGGCGCCTACTCGGGCCTCTATCGCCATGAGGAGAAGATCCTCACCGCGCTGTACCGGCGCGCGATCCGCGGTCAGTAG
- a CDS encoding LD-carboxypeptidase produces the protein MNDRLPAAPARRRFGAGAAALLAAASLPSHAWSAMSGPLVKPARLRRGDLVGLIAPGGAMEDAHIEKSVRNIESLGMRVKLGDNVRLRRGNYSGFPLQQVEDLHAMFRDAQVKAIWTGRGGSGGSAMLPLIDYALIRAHPRIVVGFSDATALHLAILRRAGLVTFHGPVAISSWTDYSREHLVAAIMEPRPTWTIESAAQNRRKAESQPEFAERVIRPGVAAGPLVGGNLAVLTALVGTPYAAQMRGRVVFLEEINEAPYRINRMLTQLVQSGDLKEAAAVMLGTFIKCVPPPGEASLTLEETLVDLVEPLGVPSAYGFSFGHIAHQFTIPMGIRARVDATERTLTLLEPGVY, from the coding sequence ATGAACGATCGCCTGCCTGCCGCCCCCGCCCGCCGCCGCTTCGGAGCCGGCGCGGCAGCGCTCCTGGCGGCAGCGAGCCTGCCCTCGCATGCGTGGTCCGCGATGTCCGGACCGCTGGTGAAGCCGGCGCGCCTCAGGCGTGGCGACCTCGTGGGGCTGATCGCGCCGGGCGGGGCGATGGAGGACGCGCACATTGAAAAGAGCGTACGCAACATCGAGTCGCTGGGCATGCGGGTGAAGCTGGGCGACAACGTGAGGCTGCGGCGCGGCAACTACTCCGGCTTTCCCCTGCAGCAGGTCGAGGACCTGCACGCGATGTTCCGCGATGCGCAGGTGAAGGCGATCTGGACGGGCCGCGGCGGATCGGGGGGCTCGGCGATGCTGCCCCTCATCGACTACGCGCTGATCCGTGCCCATCCCCGGATCGTCGTCGGTTTCTCGGATGCGACGGCGCTCCACCTGGCGATCCTGCGGCGCGCGGGGCTCGTCACCTTTCATGGCCCCGTCGCGATCTCCAGCTGGACCGACTACTCGCGCGAGCACCTCGTCGCCGCGATCATGGAGCCCAGGCCGACATGGACGATCGAGTCTGCGGCGCAGAACCGCCGCAAGGCCGAGTCGCAGCCGGAATTCGCCGAGCGGGTGATCCGGCCGGGAGTCGCCGCGGGACCGCTCGTGGGCGGCAACCTCGCGGTGCTCACCGCGCTCGTCGGCACGCCCTACGCGGCACAGATGCGGGGCCGGGTCGTCTTCCTGGAGGAAATCAACGAGGCGCCCTACCGCATCAACCGGATGCTCACGCAGCTGGTGCAGAGCGGGGACCTCAAGGAAGCGGCAGCCGTGATGCTGGGCACCTTCATCAAGTGCGTCCCGCCGCCGGGCGAGGCCTCGCTCACGCTGGAGGAGACGCTGGTCGATCTGGTGGAGCCGCTCGGCGTGCCGTCCGCCTACGGGTTCTCGTTCGGGCACATCGCGCATCAATTCACGATACCGATGGGCATACGCGCGCGCGTGGACGCGACCGAGCGCACGCTCACGCTGCTCGAACCCGGGGTCTACTGA
- a CDS encoding TonB-dependent receptor — translation MEKVEVTGSSIKRVQEEGAMPIQVITREEILRQGFVSAEDLVMKLSANGTGADNLSSNVGIQLGTTDRNNNGNSSANLRGLGAANTLVLLNGRRVSTHGAKGNAVDLNSIPLSAVERVEVLKDGASAIYGTDAIGGVINFILRRDFKGVEVAGAVDVTEDGGGNVYRATILAGTGDLGKDRYNIMANVAVDRQEILNGHDRSFSNGFQPSRGLSPDTTGTTFATQTGLSGTAMGATFRTPSGGTQTYNRANLLAFTTGCDSYPGQTQYQTVLWNSPGFRYGCAYDYGAAAVMIQPVDRVNLVARGTFMVTNDVTAFAEIVGSRTKATKQFEPLQITTTGSFSGMQYPVNGPYYQDLSAYIATFNPNLPIAYRWRCDDCGGRTIETTTDNYRLLVGLEGVLDGKYDWKLGLSTAGSNADSDLGRGYMFTAPLTTALGSGLVNPWLPYGQSQTPAGQALLDAARADGTKLFGGESRLLQADGAISGDLMKLPAGALSFAAGFDLRRESYKFSDGSTATQPVYQAAFDAEFPKVERTIKAVYGELLVPIVKNLEAQLAVRYDNYSDFGGTTNPKVALKWNALSQLLFRASYQEGFRAPSFFQLYGAQGDAPVPGNVADPVLCPLAPNDLSVCAIRPNARQGGNKDLQPETSKQWSAGFVIEPAKWAMASMDFWEVKRSDRIYELTPQEVLANYTTFPENLVRGTNGRLDGPGGYIRAGFVNADGDIARGFDLTVLFNGNLGPGKWNAGLVGTYYDSFRTRIFDTQSYTELVGQYARRDLYVRWKHTANFTYTQGPWSASLYQQYTDGYKDEVPVGVVPAGFETKVDSYIVYNVSANYTGFRNTVITLGIKNLLNEDPPFTAHNVDFAAGAGWDPRIADPRGRSYTARVAYTF, via the coding sequence ATGGAAAAGGTCGAGGTGACGGGCAGCAGCATCAAGCGGGTGCAGGAGGAAGGCGCGATGCCCATCCAGGTGATCACGCGCGAAGAGATCCTGCGGCAAGGCTTCGTGAGCGCCGAGGACCTTGTCATGAAGCTGTCGGCCAACGGCACGGGCGCGGACAACCTGTCTTCGAACGTCGGCATCCAGCTCGGAACCACCGACCGCAACAACAACGGCAATTCCAGCGCGAACCTGCGCGGCCTGGGCGCCGCCAACACGCTGGTCCTGCTGAATGGCCGGCGCGTGTCCACGCACGGCGCGAAGGGCAATGCCGTCGACCTGAACTCCATCCCGCTATCGGCCGTCGAGCGCGTGGAAGTGCTCAAGGACGGTGCCTCGGCGATCTACGGCACGGACGCGATCGGCGGCGTGATCAACTTCATCCTGCGGCGCGACTTCAAGGGCGTCGAGGTGGCGGGGGCGGTCGACGTCACCGAGGATGGCGGCGGCAACGTCTACCGGGCCACGATCCTCGCCGGCACGGGGGACCTCGGCAAGGACCGCTACAACATCATGGCCAACGTCGCCGTGGACCGCCAGGAGATCCTGAACGGCCACGACCGCTCCTTCTCGAACGGGTTCCAGCCCAGCCGGGGCCTTTCGCCCGACACCACCGGGACAACCTTCGCCACGCAGACGGGCCTTTCGGGCACGGCCATGGGCGCCACGTTCCGCACGCCCAGCGGCGGCACGCAGACCTACAACCGGGCCAACCTGCTGGCGTTCACCACTGGTTGCGACAGCTATCCGGGCCAGACCCAGTACCAGACCGTGCTCTGGAACAGCCCCGGGTTCCGCTACGGCTGCGCCTACGACTATGGCGCGGCCGCGGTCATGATCCAGCCGGTGGACCGCGTGAACCTGGTCGCGCGCGGGACCTTCATGGTCACCAACGACGTGACCGCGTTCGCCGAAATCGTCGGCTCGCGCACCAAGGCGACGAAGCAATTCGAGCCCCTCCAGATCACCACGACCGGGAGCTTCTCGGGCATGCAGTATCCGGTCAACGGCCCGTACTACCAGGACCTTTCCGCCTACATCGCGACCTTCAACCCCAACCTGCCCATCGCCTACCGGTGGCGCTGCGACGATTGCGGCGGCCGGACCATCGAGACGACGACGGACAACTACCGCCTGCTCGTGGGCCTCGAAGGGGTGCTCGACGGCAAGTACGACTGGAAGCTCGGCCTGTCCACGGCGGGAAGCAACGCCGACTCCGACCTGGGGCGCGGCTACATGTTCACGGCCCCGCTCACGACGGCGCTGGGAAGCGGCCTGGTGAATCCGTGGCTGCCATACGGGCAGTCGCAGACGCCGGCCGGGCAGGCCCTCCTGGACGCGGCGCGTGCCGACGGCACCAAGCTCTTCGGCGGCGAGTCGCGCCTGCTGCAGGCCGACGGCGCGATTTCCGGGGACCTGATGAAACTGCCGGCCGGCGCCCTCTCGTTCGCCGCGGGTTTCGACCTGCGCCGCGAGAGCTACAAGTTCTCCGACGGCTCCACTGCCACGCAGCCGGTTTACCAGGCCGCCTTCGATGCGGAGTTTCCGAAAGTCGAGCGCACCATCAAGGCCGTCTATGGCGAGCTCCTGGTGCCCATCGTGAAGAACCTCGAGGCGCAGCTGGCCGTGCGCTACGACAACTACAGCGATTTCGGTGGCACCACCAACCCGAAGGTCGCGCTCAAGTGGAACGCGCTCAGCCAGTTGCTCTTTCGTGCCTCGTACCAGGAAGGCTTCCGCGCGCCGAGCTTCTTCCAGCTCTATGGCGCGCAGGGCGACGCCCCGGTGCCGGGCAACGTGGCCGACCCGGTGCTTTGCCCGCTGGCCCCGAACGATCTCTCGGTTTGCGCGATTCGCCCCAACGCGCGCCAGGGCGGCAACAAGGACTTGCAGCCGGAAACCTCGAAGCAGTGGTCCGCCGGATTCGTGATCGAGCCGGCCAAGTGGGCGATGGCGAGCATGGATTTCTGGGAGGTCAAGCGCAGCGACCGCATCTACGAACTCACGCCGCAAGAGGTCCTCGCCAACTACACGACGTTCCCGGAGAACCTGGTACGCGGGACCAACGGGCGGCTCGACGGCCCCGGCGGCTACATCCGCGCCGGATTCGTCAACGCGGATGGCGACATCGCGCGCGGCTTCGACCTGACCGTGCTGTTCAACGGCAACCTCGGCCCGGGCAAGTGGAACGCGGGCCTCGTCGGAACCTACTACGACAGCTTCCGCACCCGCATCTTCGATACGCAGTCCTACACCGAACTGGTGGGGCAATACGCCCGCCGCGACCTCTACGTGCGCTGGAAGCACACGGCGAACTTCACGTACACCCAGGGTCCGTGGAGCGCCTCGCTCTACCAGCAGTACACCGACGGCTACAAGGATGAGGTTCCGGTCGGGGTGGTCCCCGCGGGCTTCGAGACGAAGGTCGACTCCTACATCGTCTATAACGTTTCCGCGAACTACACGGGCTTCAGGAACACGGTGATCACGCTGGGCATCAAGAACCTGCTCAACGAGGATCCGCCCTTCACGGCGCACAACGTGGACTTCGCGGCCGGTGCCGGCTGGGACCCGCGCATCGCCGACCCGCGCGGGCGTTCCTACACCGCGCGCGTGGCCTACACGTTCTAG